Proteins encoded by one window of Pseudomonas tructae:
- a CDS encoding BolA family protein has protein sequence MQAVEVKNFLEEKLPGTRVEVEGEGCNFQLNVISDELAALSPVKRQQQIYAHLNPWITDGSIHAVTMKFFSSAAWAERT, from the coding sequence ATGCAGGCCGTAGAAGTTAAGAACTTCCTTGAAGAAAAGTTGCCGGGAACCCGGGTCGAAGTTGAAGGCGAAGGCTGCAACTTCCAGTTGAACGTGATCAGTGACGAATTGGCGGCCTTGAGCCCGGTCAAGCGTCAGCAGCAGATCTATGCTCACCTTAACCCGTGGATCACCGATGGCAGCATCCATGCGGTAACCATGAAATTTTTCAGCAGCGCAGCCTGGGCTGAGCGCACCTGA
- a CDS encoding nuclear transport factor 2 family protein, translating into MSDANTALISCFYQAFQRLDAEAMVACYSDDIVFSDPAFGTLRGKDAGDMWRMLTTRAKDFSLTFDQVRADEQSGSAHWVATYLFSQTGRTVVNDIQARFVLRDGKICEHHDSFDLWRWSRQALGATGLLLGWSPLLQGKVRAQAQKGLRAFQAGR; encoded by the coding sequence ATGAGCGACGCCAACACTGCTTTGATCTCGTGCTTCTACCAGGCGTTCCAGCGCCTGGATGCCGAAGCGATGGTTGCCTGCTACAGCGACGATATCGTCTTCAGCGACCCGGCCTTTGGCACCTTGCGCGGCAAGGATGCCGGTGACATGTGGCGCATGCTCACCACCCGAGCCAAGGACTTTTCCCTGACTTTCGATCAGGTCCGTGCCGATGAGCAAAGTGGCAGCGCCCACTGGGTGGCGACCTACCTGTTCAGCCAGACCGGGCGTACCGTGGTCAACGACATCCAGGCCCGCTTCGTATTGCGCGACGGCAAGATCTGCGAGCACCACGACAGCTTCGACCTGTGGCGCTGGTCGCGTCAGGCATTGGGCGCTACAGGGCTATTGCTGGGCTGGTCGCCACTGCTGCAGGGCAAGGTGCGTGCCCAGGCACAGAAAGGCTTGCGGGCGTTTCAGGCGGGACGTTGA
- the hisC gene encoding histidinol-phosphate transaminase has translation MSKFWSPFVKDLVPYVPGEQPKLAKLVKLNTNENPYGPSPKALEAMRGELNDNLRLYPDPNSDLLKQAVAGYYGVQGNQVFLGNGSDEVLAHIFHGLFQHDAPLLFPDISYSFYPVYCGLYGIPFEAVALDEQFQIRVEDYRKVNGGIIFPNPNAPTGCLLALDAIEQLLKANPDSVVVVDEAYIDFGGQTAISLVDRYDNLLVTQTLSKSRSLAGLRVGLAVGHPDLIEALERIKNSFNSYPLDRMAIVGAAAAFEDRAYFDQTCRKVIDSRESLVKALSARGFDVLPSAANFIFARHPQQDAAELAARLREQGVIVRHFKQARIAQFLRITIGTPEQNQALLDALN, from the coding sequence ATGAGTAAATTCTGGAGCCCCTTCGTCAAGGACCTGGTGCCTTACGTCCCGGGTGAGCAGCCAAAACTGGCCAAGCTGGTAAAGCTCAACACCAACGAAAACCCTTACGGCCCATCGCCCAAGGCGCTGGAGGCCATGCGTGGCGAGCTGAACGACAACCTGCGCCTGTACCCGGACCCAAACAGTGACCTGCTCAAGCAGGCAGTCGCTGGCTACTACGGGGTGCAGGGTAACCAGGTATTCCTCGGTAACGGTTCGGACGAAGTGCTGGCGCACATCTTCCACGGCCTGTTCCAGCACGATGCGCCGCTGCTGTTTCCGGACATCAGCTACAGCTTCTACCCGGTCTACTGTGGGCTGTACGGCATCCCGTTCGAGGCTGTGGCCCTGGATGAGCAGTTCCAGATTCGTGTCGAGGACTATCGCAAGGTTAACGGCGGGATCATTTTCCCCAACCCCAACGCACCGACCGGTTGCCTGCTGGCCCTGGATGCCATCGAGCAATTGCTCAAGGCCAATCCGGATTCGGTGGTCGTGGTGGATGAAGCCTACATCGACTTTGGCGGCCAGACCGCCATCAGCCTGGTGGATCGCTACGACAACCTGCTGGTTACCCAGACCCTGTCCAAGTCGCGCTCGTTGGCCGGCTTGCGGGTCGGCCTGGCCGTGGGGCACCCGGATCTGATCGAGGCGCTGGAGCGGATCAAGAACAGCTTCAACTCCTATCCGCTCGATCGCATGGCGATCGTCGGTGCGGCGGCGGCGTTCGAAGATCGTGCCTACTTCGACCAGACGTGCCGCAAGGTGATCGACAGCCGCGAGTCGTTGGTCAAGGCGCTGAGTGCCCGTGGTTTTGACGTGCTGCCGTCGGCGGCCAACTTCATCTTTGCCCGCCACCCACAGCAGGATGCCGCCGAACTGGCCGCCCGCTTGCGTGAGCAGGGGGTGATCGTGCGTCACTTCAAGCAGGCGAGAATCGCGCAGTTCCTGCGCATCACCATTGGTACGCCGGAGCAGAACCAAGCGTTGCTTGATGCACTGAACTGA
- a CDS encoding CynX/NimT family MFS transporter yields MAHDIPRTAAPAKGPELEELLIDAEADDEQVQQQPLLLKRPWLLLLGLVLVALNLRPALSSMAPLLSQVSDSLGLSASQAGLLTTLPVLCLGLFAPLAPVLARRFGSERVVLGILLVLAAGIAVRSAFGSTGVFVGSIMAGASIGVIGVLLPGIVKRDFPQHAGTLTGVYTMALCLGAAMAAGATVPLSERLGDSWSLGLGFWLLPALLAALIWLPQARQGHGAHHVAYRVRGLLRDPLAWQVTLYMGLQSSLAYIVFGWLPSILIGRGLSPTQAGLVLSGSVIVQLISSLSAPWLATRGKDQRLAIVVVMLLALAGLFGCLYAPLDGLWGWAIVLGLGQGGTFALALTLIVLRSSDAHVAANLSSMAQGIGYTLASMGPFAVGLVHDLTGGWSAVGWIFAVLGVGAIGFGLKAGRNLHVQVVSERV; encoded by the coding sequence ATGGCGCATGACATTCCCCGAACTGCGGCGCCGGCCAAAGGGCCGGAGCTGGAAGAACTGCTGATCGACGCTGAAGCCGACGACGAACAGGTGCAACAGCAACCGTTGCTGCTCAAGCGTCCCTGGCTGTTGTTGCTCGGCCTGGTGCTGGTGGCGCTTAACCTGCGTCCGGCGCTGTCGAGCATGGCGCCGTTGCTCAGCCAGGTGTCCGACAGCCTTGGCCTGAGCGCTTCCCAGGCGGGATTGTTGACCACTTTGCCGGTGCTGTGCCTGGGCTTGTTCGCGCCGCTGGCGCCGGTGCTTGCGCGGCGTTTTGGCAGCGAGCGGGTGGTCCTCGGCATTTTGCTGGTGCTGGCTGCGGGTATCGCTGTGCGCAGCGCCTTTGGCAGCACTGGGGTGTTCGTTGGCAGCATCATGGCCGGGGCCAGCATCGGCGTGATTGGCGTGCTGTTGCCGGGCATCGTCAAGCGTGACTTTCCCCAGCATGCCGGGACCCTGACCGGGGTCTACACCATGGCCTTGTGCCTGGGGGCGGCGATGGCGGCGGGGGCTACCGTGCCGTTGAGCGAGCGGCTGGGTGACAGCTGGTCGCTGGGCCTGGGTTTCTGGTTGCTGCCGGCATTGCTGGCGGCGCTGATCTGGCTGCCACAGGCCCGTCAGGGCCATGGCGCGCATCATGTCGCCTACCGGGTGCGGGGCCTGCTGCGCGACCCGCTGGCCTGGCAAGTGACCCTGTACATGGGGTTGCAGTCGTCGCTGGCCTATATCGTCTTTGGCTGGTTGCCCTCGATTCTTATCGGTCGGGGGCTGAGCCCTACCCAGGCAGGTCTGGTGCTGTCCGGGTCGGTGATCGTGCAGTTGATCAGTTCGCTCAGCGCCCCGTGGCTGGCGACCCGTGGCAAAGACCAGCGCCTGGCCATTGTCGTGGTCATGCTGTTGGCCCTGGCTGGCCTGTTCGGTTGCCTGTATGCGCCTCTGGACGGGCTGTGGGGTTGGGCAATCGTGCTCGGCCTGGGGCAGGGCGGAACCTTCGCTCTGGCATTGACCTTGATCGTATTGCGCTCAAGCGATGCCCACGTAGCGGCCAACCTTTCGAGCATGGCCCAGGGCATCGGCTATACCCTGGCGTCCATGGGGCCGTTCGCGGTCGGCCTGGTGCATGACTTGACCGGTGGCTGGAGTGCAGTGGGCTGGATTTTTGCCGTGCTGGGTGTTGGCGCCATCGGCTTTGGCCTGAAGGCCGGGCGCAACCTGCATGTGCAAGTAGTCAGCGAGCGGGTTTGA
- a CDS encoding STAS domain-containing protein, which yields MSASAVTMSEPGVLNLAGVLDYSSGPGLRKQGKALIAACKAQALVLDCSQVEKSSSVGLSLLLAFMRDGKSAGKAVEVRSMPQDMREIAEVYDLDEVLAGQ from the coding sequence ATGAGTGCCAGCGCGGTAACCATGAGTGAGCCGGGCGTGTTGAACCTGGCCGGCGTGCTGGACTACAGCAGCGGGCCAGGCCTGCGCAAGCAAGGCAAGGCACTGATCGCTGCGTGCAAGGCCCAGGCGCTGGTGCTCGACTGCTCGCAGGTCGAGAAGTCGAGCAGCGTCGGCCTGTCGCTGCTGTTGGCATTCATGCGCGATGGCAAATCGGCTGGCAAGGCTGTCGAGGTGCGTTCCATGCCCCAGGACATGCGTGAAATCGCCGAGGTTTATGACCTCGATGAGGTACTGGCCGGGCAGTGA
- a CDS encoding FadR/GntR family transcriptional regulator, translating to MTLLIKRSLVEQAVDQLRQRVASGAWAVGQRLPTEPELASELGISRNTVREAMRVLAFSGLVEVRQGDGSYLRTAVDPLQALQALSRCDLEQARETRHILEAEAIGLAALRRTDADLQGLREALAHSSAHFHDDLERYISCDLVFHQRLVDAAHNPALSELYRYFSGVVAATLHHNLSHAPRCQQVFDLHGQILDAIEQRDPDKAKALSRTLINES from the coding sequence ATGACGTTATTGATCAAACGCTCCCTGGTCGAACAAGCCGTCGACCAACTGCGCCAGCGGGTTGCCAGCGGCGCCTGGGCGGTGGGCCAGCGCCTGCCGACCGAGCCTGAGCTGGCCAGTGAGCTGGGTATCAGCCGTAACACAGTACGTGAAGCCATGCGGGTACTGGCTTTCAGCGGCCTGGTTGAAGTTCGCCAGGGTGACGGCAGCTATTTGCGTACCGCCGTCGACCCTTTGCAGGCACTGCAGGCATTGTCGCGCTGCGACCTGGAGCAGGCGCGCGAGACTCGCCATATCCTCGAGGCCGAGGCCATCGGCCTGGCCGCGCTGCGCCGCACCGATGCCGACCTACAGGGCCTGCGTGAAGCCCTGGCGCACAGCAGTGCGCATTTTCATGACGACCTGGAGCGCTATATCAGCTGCGACCTGGTGTTCCACCAGCGTCTGGTCGATGCCGCACACAACCCGGCCTTGAGCGAGCTGTACCGCTACTTCTCCGGAGTGGTGGCAGCTACCTTGCACCACAACCTGAGCCACGCTCCCCGCTGTCAGCAGGTGTTCGACCTGCATGGGCAGATTCTCGATGCCATCGAACAACGCGATCCGGACAAAGCCAAGGCCCTGAGCCGGACCCTGATCAACGAATCCTGA
- a CDS encoding MlaC/ttg2D family ABC transporter substrate-binding protein yields MISILRRGLLVLLAALPLMAGAAAQSPKQVIEQTTTQLLADLKANKEQYKANPQAFYDALNANLGPVVDADGISKSIMTVKYSRNATPAQMQRFQENFKRSLMQFYGNALLEYNNQGITVGKATQDGDERASVDMSVKGNNGAVYPVQYTLTKLGGEWKVRNVIVNGINIGKLFRDQFADAMNRNGNNLDKTIDGWAGEVAKAKETTEQAAEKQAQ; encoded by the coding sequence ATGATTTCGATCCTGCGACGCGGCTTGCTGGTGTTGCTGGCAGCGCTGCCATTGATGGCCGGCGCGGCTGCCCAGTCTCCCAAACAGGTGATTGAACAGACCACCACTCAGTTGCTGGCTGACTTGAAGGCCAACAAGGAGCAATACAAGGCCAACCCTCAGGCCTTCTATGATGCACTCAACGCCAACCTGGGGCCGGTGGTCGATGCCGATGGCATCTCGAAAAGCATCATGACCGTCAAGTATTCGCGCAATGCAACTCCTGCGCAGATGCAGCGCTTCCAGGAAAACTTCAAGCGCAGCCTGATGCAGTTCTATGGCAACGCCCTGCTCGAGTACAACAATCAGGGCATCACCGTTGGCAAAGCCACGCAGGATGGTGATGAGCGTGCCAGCGTCGACATGAGCGTCAAGGGCAACAACGGCGCCGTGTATCCGGTGCAGTACACCCTGACCAAGCTCGGTGGCGAATGGAAAGTGCGTAACGTCATCGTCAATGGCATCAACATTGGCAAGCTGTTCCGTGACCAGTTCGCCGATGCAATGAACCGCAACGGCAACAACCTGGACAAGACCATCGACGGATGGGCTGGCGAAGTGGCCAAGGCCAAGGAAACCACCGAACAAGCGGCCGAGAAGCAAGCGCAATGA
- a CDS encoding GIY-YIG nuclease family protein, with translation MSETTPEPLNKPWYVYLVRAANGSLYCGISDNPERRFLAHQKGQGARYFSTSPAVALVYVEAWPDKARALQQERLVKKLRKSAKEALVASWTGLSPCDA, from the coding sequence GTGTCCGAGACCACCCCTGAACCGCTGAACAAACCTTGGTACGTCTATCTGGTGCGCGCCGCCAATGGCTCGCTGTACTGCGGGATCAGCGACAACCCCGAACGGCGCTTCCTGGCCCATCAGAAGGGCCAGGGTGCACGCTATTTCAGCACCAGCCCGGCGGTGGCCCTGGTTTATGTCGAAGCCTGGCCGGACAAGGCCAGGGCCCTGCAACAGGAGCGGCTGGTGAAGAAACTACGCAAAAGTGCCAAGGAGGCCCTGGTGGCCTCCTGGACGGGGCTCAGTCCTTGCGACGCTTGA
- the murA gene encoding UDP-N-acetylglucosamine 1-carboxyvinyltransferase: MDKLIITGGVRLDGEIRISGAKNAALPILAATLLCDGPVTVGNLPHLHDITTMIELFGRMGIEPVIDEKLSVEIDPRAIKTLIAPYELVKTMRASILVLGPMVARFGEAEVALPGGCAIGSRPVDLHIRGLEAMGAKIEVEGGYIKAKAPEGGLRGAHFFFDTVSVTGTENIMMAAALAKGRSVLQNAAREPEVVDLANFLNAMGANVQGAGTDTITIDGVERLGSATYRVMPDRIETGTYLVAAAVTGGRVKVKDTDPTILEAVLEKLKEAGAEVTTGEDWIELDMHGKRPKAVNLRTAPYPAFPTDMQAQFISLNAIAEGTGAVIETIFENRFMHVYEMHRMGAQIQVEGNTAIVTGTKTLKGAPVMATDLRASASLVLSALVAEGDTLIDRIYHIDRGYECIEEKLQMLGAKIRRVPG; this comes from the coding sequence ATGGACAAACTGATTATTACTGGCGGCGTTCGCCTCGATGGCGAAATCCGCATTTCCGGGGCAAAGAACGCTGCCCTGCCGATCCTAGCGGCCACCTTGCTCTGCGATGGTCCGGTCACCGTTGGCAACTTGCCGCACCTGCACGACATCACCACGATGATCGAGCTGTTCGGGCGCATGGGCATTGAGCCGGTCATCGACGAGAAGCTTTCGGTCGAAATCGATCCGCGCGCCATCAAGACCCTGATTGCGCCGTACGAGCTGGTTAAAACCATGCGCGCCTCGATCCTGGTGCTGGGTCCGATGGTTGCCCGTTTCGGTGAGGCTGAAGTTGCCCTGCCTGGCGGTTGCGCCATCGGTTCGCGCCCGGTCGACCTGCACATCCGCGGCCTTGAAGCCATGGGTGCGAAGATCGAAGTCGAAGGCGGCTACATCAAGGCCAAGGCGCCTGAAGGCGGCCTGCGTGGCGCGCACTTCTTCTTCGATACCGTCAGTGTGACCGGTACCGAGAACATCATGATGGCCGCAGCCCTGGCCAAGGGCCGCAGCGTGCTGCAAAACGCTGCGCGCGAGCCGGAAGTGGTAGACCTTGCCAACTTCCTCAACGCCATGGGTGCGAACGTCCAGGGCGCTGGTACCGACACCATCACCATCGATGGCGTCGAGCGCCTGGGTTCGGCAACCTACCGGGTCATGCCTGACCGTATCGAAACCGGTACCTACCTGGTGGCCGCTGCCGTGACCGGCGGTCGCGTCAAGGTCAAGGACACCGATCCGACCATCCTCGAAGCCGTGCTTGAGAAACTCAAGGAAGCGGGTGCCGAAGTCACCACCGGTGAAGACTGGATCGAGCTGGACATGCACGGCAAGCGGCCCAAGGCCGTCAACCTGCGAACCGCTCCGTACCCGGCGTTCCCGACCGACATGCAGGCGCAGTTCATCTCCCTCAACGCCATTGCCGAAGGCACCGGCGCAGTGATCGAGACGATCTTCGAAAACCGCTTCATGCACGTCTATGAAATGCACCGCATGGGCGCCCAGATCCAGGTCGAGGGCAACACTGCCATCGTCACCGGGACCAAGACCCTTAAAGGCGCTCCAGTAATGGCCACCGACCTGCGGGCTTCAGCCAGCCTGGTGCTGTCGGCGCTGGTTGCCGAAGGCGACACCCTGATCGACCGCATCTACCACATCGACCGTGGCTATGAGTGCATCGAGGAAAAACTGCAGATGCTCGGCGCCAAGATCCGTCGCGTACCGGGCTAG
- the hisD gene encoding histidinol dehydrogenase yields MTTSTAIARLNAADPDFARHLDHLLSWESVSDDAVNQRVLDIIKAVRERGDAALVEFTQRFDGVQATSIDDLILGRERLELALTRITPAQRQALEKAAERVRSYHERQKQDSWSYTEADGTVLGQKVTPLDRAGLYVPGGKASYPSSVLMNAIPAKVAGVAEVVMVVPTPRGEVNELVLAAACIAGVDRVFTIGGAQAVAALAYGTESVPQVDKVVGPGNIYVATAKRHVFGQVGIDMIAGPSEILVVCDGQTDPDWIAMDLFSQAEHDEDAQAILVSPDAAFLDKVAASIDKLLPTMERAEIIKTSINGRGALIQVRDMQQAIDVANRIAPEHLELSVADPQAWLPQIRHAGAIFMGRHTSEALGDYCAGPNHVLPTSGTARFSSPLGVYDFQKRSSIIFCSEQGASELGRTASVLARGESLTAHARSAEYRILADKKGN; encoded by the coding sequence ATGACCACGTCCACTGCAATCGCCCGACTCAATGCCGCTGACCCGGATTTCGCCCGACATCTGGATCATCTGCTGAGCTGGGAAAGTGTGTCTGACGACGCGGTCAACCAGCGCGTGCTCGACATCATCAAGGCTGTGCGCGAGCGTGGCGATGCGGCGCTGGTGGAGTTCACCCAGCGTTTTGATGGCGTGCAAGCCACCTCGATCGATGACCTGATCCTGGGTCGCGAACGCCTGGAACTGGCCCTGACCCGTATCACCCCGGCTCAGCGCCAAGCGCTGGAAAAGGCTGCCGAGCGCGTGCGCAGCTACCATGAGCGGCAGAAGCAGGATTCCTGGAGCTACACCGAGGCTGACGGCACTGTGCTGGGCCAGAAGGTCACGCCATTGGACCGTGCTGGTTTGTATGTGCCTGGCGGCAAGGCTTCGTACCCCTCGTCGGTGCTGATGAACGCGATCCCGGCCAAGGTTGCCGGTGTCGCTGAAGTGGTCATGGTCGTCCCGACTCCGCGTGGCGAGGTCAACGAGCTGGTGCTGGCCGCCGCCTGCATCGCCGGTGTCGACCGGGTCTTCACCATCGGTGGCGCCCAGGCGGTCGCGGCCCTGGCCTATGGCACCGAAAGTGTGCCGCAGGTCGACAAGGTGGTCGGTCCGGGCAACATCTACGTGGCCACGGCCAAACGTCATGTGTTCGGCCAGGTCGGCATCGACATGATCGCCGGCCCTTCGGAGATCCTCGTGGTCTGTGACGGCCAGACCGATCCGGACTGGATCGCCATGGACCTGTTCTCCCAGGCCGAGCACGACGAAGATGCACAGGCGATCCTGGTCAGCCCGGACGCTGCGTTTCTCGACAAGGTGGCTGCCAGCATCGACAAACTGCTGCCGACCATGGAGCGCGCCGAGATTATCAAGACCTCGATCAACGGTCGGGGTGCGCTGATCCAGGTGCGCGACATGCAACAGGCAATCGACGTTGCCAACCGCATCGCGCCAGAACACCTGGAGCTGTCGGTGGCCGATCCGCAAGCCTGGCTGCCGCAGATTCGCCACGCCGGTGCGATCTTCATGGGCCGCCACACCAGCGAGGCCTTGGGCGATTACTGCGCAGGCCCCAACCACGTGCTGCCGACCTCCGGCACCGCGCGCTTCTCATCGCCGCTGGGGGTGTACGACTTCCAGAAGCGTTCGTCGATCATCTTCTGCTCCGAGCAGGGTGCATCCGAGCTGGGCCGCACCGCCTCGGTCCTGGCCCGTGGCGAGTCGCTGACCGCCCACGCCCGTAGCGCTGAATACCGCATCCTTGCCGACAAGAAGGGGAACTGA
- the yejK gene encoding nucleoid-associated protein YejK — translation MPIRHCIVHLIDKKPDGSPAVLHARDTELAESGAIENLLADLNDSYNAKQGKAWGFFHAESGAHPFSGWLKEYLDEGSTFTAFSRVAVEHLQKLMEESNLSVGGHVLFAHYQQGMTDYLVIALLHHSEGVAVNAELDVTPSRHLDLGQLHLAARINLSEWQNNKASKQYISFIKGKNGKKVSEYFRDFIGCQEGVDGPGETRTLLKAFSDFVESEDLPEEAAREKTQTLVDYATSQTKAGEPVTLEELSGLIDEDRPRAFYEHIRNKDYGLSPEIPADKRTLNQFRRFTGRAEGLSISFEAHLLGSKIEYDEQAGTLIIKGLPTQLTDQLKRRKD, via the coding sequence ATGCCGATCCGTCATTGCATCGTCCACCTGATCGACAAGAAACCCGATGGCAGCCCAGCCGTGCTGCACGCACGCGACACCGAACTGGCCGAATCCGGCGCCATCGAAAACCTTTTGGCCGACCTCAACGACAGCTACAACGCCAAACAGGGCAAAGCCTGGGGCTTCTTCCACGCAGAATCCGGCGCCCACCCATTCAGCGGCTGGCTCAAGGAATACCTGGATGAAGGCAGTACCTTCACAGCCTTCAGCCGTGTCGCCGTCGAGCACCTGCAAAAGCTGATGGAAGAGTCCAACCTGTCGGTCGGTGGTCATGTGCTGTTTGCCCACTACCAGCAAGGCATGACCGACTACCTGGTCATCGCCCTGCTGCACCACAGCGAAGGCGTTGCGGTGAACGCCGAGCTGGACGTGACGCCCTCGCGCCACCTGGACCTTGGCCAGTTGCACCTGGCCGCCCGCATCAACCTCTCCGAGTGGCAGAACAACAAGGCCTCCAAGCAGTACATCTCGTTCATCAAGGGCAAGAACGGCAAGAAAGTCTCGGAGTACTTCCGCGACTTCATCGGCTGCCAGGAAGGCGTCGACGGCCCGGGCGAGACCCGTACCCTGCTCAAGGCTTTCAGCGACTTCGTCGAAAGCGAAGACCTGCCCGAAGAAGCCGCCCGCGAGAAAACCCAGACCCTGGTCGACTACGCCACCAGCCAGACCAAGGCCGGGGAGCCGGTGACCCTCGAGGAGCTTTCAGGGCTAATCGACGAAGACCGCCCACGGGCCTTCTACGAGCACATCCGCAACAAGGACTACGGCCTGTCGCCGGAAATCCCCGCCGACAAACGCACCCTCAACCAGTTCCGCCGCTTTACCGGGCGCGCCGAAGGCCTGTCGATCAGTTTTGAAGCGCACCTGCTGGGCTCGAAGATCGAGTATGACGAGCAAGCCGGCACCCTGATCATCAAAGGCCTGCCGACGCAGCTCACTGATCAGCTCAAGCGTCGCAAGGACTGA
- the hisG gene encoding ATP phosphoribosyltransferase: MLTIALSKGRILDDTLPLLAEAGIVPTENPDKSRKLIIPTTQEDVRLLIVRATDVPTYVEHGAADLGVAGKDVLMEYGGQGLYEPLDLQIAQCKLMTAGKIGAAEPKGRLRIATKFVNVAKRYYAEQGRQVDIIKLYGSMELAPLIGLADKIIDVVDTGNTLRANGLEPQELIATISSRLVVNKASMKMQHARIQSLIDTLRQAVESRHRG, translated from the coding sequence ATGTTGACCATCGCGCTATCCAAAGGTCGGATTCTCGACGATACCCTGCCGCTGCTGGCGGAGGCCGGTATCGTTCCGACCGAGAACCCAGACAAAAGCCGCAAGTTGATCATCCCTACGACTCAGGAAGACGTGCGTCTGCTGATCGTGCGTGCCACGGATGTGCCGACCTACGTCGAGCACGGTGCCGCCGACCTGGGTGTGGCCGGCAAGGACGTGCTGATGGAGTACGGTGGCCAGGGCCTGTACGAGCCGCTGGACCTGCAGATTGCCCAGTGCAAGCTGATGACCGCCGGCAAGATCGGTGCTGCCGAGCCCAAGGGCCGCCTGCGCATTGCCACCAAGTTCGTCAACGTCGCCAAGCGCTACTACGCCGAACAAGGCCGTCAGGTCGACATCATCAAGCTGTATGGCTCGATGGAGCTGGCGCCGCTGATCGGCCTGGCCGACAAGATCATCGACGTTGTCGATACCGGTAACACCCTGCGTGCCAATGGCCTGGAACCCCAGGAACTGATTGCCACCATCAGCTCCCGCCTGGTGGTCAACAAGGCTTCGATGAAGATGCAGCACGCCCGCATCCAGAGCCTGATCGACACCCTGCGCCAGGCTGTCGAATCGCGACACCGCGGCTGA